The following proteins are co-located in the Paenibacillus sp. JNUCC32 genome:
- a CDS encoding Gfo/Idh/MocA family protein, with protein MGKTIRIGIIGSGGIAGEHAKYYKQIDDVQIVAVADILPGRADQFIERWGLQGAIGFDDHRRLLDLDLDGVSICTPNVAHYRTTIDALSAGKHVMLEKPMSVTLDEAIEMVQISKKTGNMLNVGFQPRYDPNMGIIKNLIQNGELGKVYYVETGGGRRRGMPGGTFVRQEIAGAGAMADIGCYSLDMALNALGYPKPLTVSAYTSNYFGTNPKYHAEAGAFNVEDFGVAIIRFEGDLVLNFKTSWAMHMDTLGATMFLGTDAGMKITPAGSGPWSGVWDGKVGSISLFHDIQGHHTESAIPLISHELNVFQEKIKDFVSAVREGKPAPIPGEQVLRNQAILDGILRSSQSKKEVEIHIPDMD; from the coding sequence ATGGGCAAAACCATTCGAATTGGAATTATTGGAAGCGGCGGCATTGCGGGGGAGCATGCAAAGTACTATAAACAAATTGACGATGTGCAAATTGTTGCCGTAGCTGATATTTTACCCGGCAGAGCCGATCAGTTTATTGAGCGCTGGGGATTGCAGGGAGCCATCGGATTCGATGACCACCGCAGATTGTTGGATCTTGACCTGGACGGCGTAAGCATCTGTACGCCGAACGTCGCTCATTACCGTACGACGATCGATGCGCTGTCGGCGGGCAAACACGTTATGCTTGAAAAACCGATGTCGGTCACTTTGGATGAAGCGATCGAGATGGTTCAAATCTCGAAGAAGACCGGGAATATGCTTAATGTAGGCTTCCAGCCGCGATATGACCCGAACATGGGCATCATTAAGAATTTGATCCAGAACGGCGAGCTTGGAAAAGTGTACTATGTGGAAACCGGGGGCGGCCGCCGACGGGGAATGCCAGGCGGCACGTTTGTACGCCAGGAAATCGCCGGGGCAGGCGCTATGGCGGACATCGGATGCTATTCCCTGGACATGGCGCTGAACGCCCTGGGATATCCCAAGCCATTAACGGTATCCGCTTATACGTCGAATTATTTCGGGACGAATCCCAAATACCATGCGGAAGCCGGAGCGTTTAACGTAGAGGACTTCGGGGTAGCCATCATTCGGTTTGAAGGCGACCTTGTGCTTAACTTTAAAACATCCTGGGCTATGCATATGGATACGCTCGGGGCAACGATGTTCCTTGGGACGGACGCGGGCATGAAGATTACGCCTGCAGGCTCAGGCCCTTGGAGCGGTGTATGGGACGGGAAGGTAGGATCGATTTCCTTGTTCCACGATATCCAGGGCCATCATACCGAAAGCGCAATACCGCTGATCAGCCATGAGCTGAATGTATTCCAGGAGAAAATCAAGGATTTCGTTAGCGCGGTGCGCGAAGGCAAGCCGGCGCCGATTCCGGGTGAGCAGGTGCTTCGCAATCAAGCGATACTGGACGGTATTCTGCGATCCTCCCAAAGCAAAAAAGAAGTGGAAATCCATATTCCGGATATGGATTAA
- a CDS encoding helix-turn-helix transcriptional regulator, whose product MTDRYAEIDEVIAYIHKNIYEPLPLSTLADYIGYSPYHFSRIFKDRIGLPPLYYVSSLRLEKAKDLLLHTHLSIRDIAMEIGQQSLGTFTTRFTERVGVTPSQFRNSKEEADEHLLALQKLNSWRESMPVDNPDLTVEGTIEAAAPFQGVILIGLFAKPIPEGFPLYGTLLSSVGSFRFTDVRPGTYYLMATSVPWGMQAVDFLLPQSTTLRTRSKEPVIVKPYARTPHLHVTLHVPRLDDPPILISLPILMNHFLKRVAPMLR is encoded by the coding sequence ATGACTGATCGATATGCTGAAATCGATGAAGTAATCGCTTATATTCACAAGAATATTTACGAGCCTCTCCCGTTATCAACGCTTGCGGATTACATCGGGTACAGCCCATATCACTTCTCGCGTATATTCAAGGATCGAATCGGGCTGCCTCCGTTATATTATGTTTCATCGCTTCGCCTGGAGAAGGCAAAGGATTTGCTGTTACATACGCATCTAAGCATACGGGATATCGCCATGGAGATCGGCCAGCAGAGTCTGGGGACGTTTACGACGCGCTTCACGGAGAGGGTGGGGGTGACCCCTTCGCAATTCCGAAACTCGAAGGAGGAGGCCGACGAGCATCTGTTAGCCCTGCAGAAGCTGAACAGCTGGCGCGAGTCCATGCCGGTAGATAATCCCGATTTGACGGTTGAAGGCACGATCGAGGCCGCGGCTCCCTTTCAGGGCGTGATTTTGATCGGGCTGTTTGCCAAGCCGATCCCCGAAGGGTTTCCCCTATACGGTACTTTGCTTTCATCCGTCGGCTCCTTTCGTTTTACCGACGTCAGACCCGGCACGTATTATTTGATGGCTACTTCGGTCCCATGGGGTATGCAGGCGGTCGATTTCCTGCTTCCTCAGTCCACTACGCTGCGTACCCGTTCAAAGGAGCCCGTTATCGTAAAGCCGTACGCCAGGACGCCGCATCTTCATGTTACGCTCCACGTTCCCCGGCTGGATGATCCGCCGATTCTGATTTCCTTGCCGATTTTAATGAATCATTTCCTTAAGAGGGTTGCTCCCATGCTGAGATGA
- a CDS encoding DUF523 domain-containing protein has product MIVVSSCLAGMKVRYNATDSMDTNIQLLVEAKKAVTVCPELLGGFTIPREPAEIVGGNGDDVLAGKARVVELSGRDVTEMYIQGAYQALRMAQELGALLIVLKEGSPSCGSAMIYNGEFDNVKQAGYGVTTALLRREGYTVISEHELSVYAAQPEYATLFAER; this is encoded by the coding sequence GTGATTGTTGTAAGCTCATGTTTAGCCGGTATGAAAGTTCGCTATAATGCGACTGACAGCATGGATACGAATATTCAGCTGCTTGTTGAAGCGAAGAAAGCCGTAACCGTATGTCCCGAACTGCTGGGTGGATTCACCATCCCTCGAGAACCTGCGGAGATCGTTGGAGGGAACGGGGATGATGTACTGGCGGGAAAAGCCAGAGTGGTGGAGCTATCGGGCAGAGACGTGACCGAGATGTATATCCAAGGTGCATACCAGGCTCTTCGAATGGCACAAGAGCTTGGAGCCTTGCTGATCGTCCTGAAAGAGGGAAGTCCTTCCTGCGGAAGTGCCATGATTTATAACGGAGAATTTGACAATGTGAAACAGGCCGGTTATGGCGTGACTACGGCTCTTCTGCGCCGGGAAGGCTATACGGTTATATCTGAGCACGAGCTAAGCGTTTATGCGGCACAGCCGGAATACGCAACTCTCTTTGCCGAGAGATAA
- a CDS encoding YojF family protein, with protein MELINQTEVQQMIDKLKDQDLYIHLEMTTGAYAAHYDSSKHPAANFITNATIRYSHGSISGNGPYRVGLKMGQGWVYTEGLTHFEQTDTERLIMAGHDSQGKLVVALQLSREPF; from the coding sequence ATGGAACTCATAAATCAAACTGAAGTACAGCAAATGATTGATAAATTGAAGGATCAGGATTTATATATCCATCTTGAGATGACGACAGGCGCCTATGCTGCCCATTATGACAGCTCCAAACACCCGGCGGCTAATTTTATTACGAACGCAACCATTCGTTACAGTCATGGTTCCATATCCGGCAACGGACCTTACAGGGTCGGATTGAAGATGGGCCAAGGCTGGGTATATACGGAAGGACTCACCCACTTCGAGCAGACGGACACCGAACGGCTCATCATGGCGGGTCATGACAGTCAGGGGAAACTGGTTGTCGCTTTGCAGCTGAGCCGGGAACCTTTTTAA
- the bshB2 gene encoding bacillithiol biosynthesis deacetylase BshB2 yields MEQNILVVLPHPDDEAFGLSGTLAKYIIEGAHVTYACLTLGEMGRNMGIPPFANRITLPTIRKAELEESCKAIGIQDLRLLGFHDKTIEFEDQDKLDGVIASLLQEIKPSLVFTFYPGYSVHPDHDATGAAVIRTIGRMPSEERPVVQCLAFSNNCEQELGKPDVYQDVSMFMVQKLNSIQAHRSQFQAAELLGKKQMKAKEVEQRFGTERFWTYTFA; encoded by the coding sequence ATGGAGCAAAACATACTGGTCGTATTGCCGCATCCGGATGACGAGGCTTTTGGTTTGTCCGGAACGCTGGCTAAATATATTATTGAAGGCGCACATGTAACCTACGCGTGTTTAACGCTGGGGGAAATGGGCCGCAATATGGGCATTCCTCCCTTCGCGAATCGCATTACGCTTCCAACGATACGCAAAGCGGAGCTGGAAGAATCCTGCAAAGCCATCGGCATACAGGATCTGAGATTGCTTGGTTTCCATGATAAAACGATTGAGTTCGAGGATCAGGACAAACTGGACGGCGTGATTGCTTCTCTGCTTCAGGAGATCAAGCCATCGCTGGTGTTCACGTTCTACCCTGGTTACAGCGTGCACCCCGATCATGATGCAACAGGCGCGGCCGTCATTCGAACGATTGGTCGGATGCCGTCCGAAGAAAGACCCGTGGTCCAATGTCTGGCTTTCTCCAACAACTGTGAACAGGAATTGGGTAAACCGGATGTCTACCAAGACGTATCCATGTTTATGGTGCAGAAGCTGAACTCCATTCAAGCTCATCGCTCTCAATTCCAAGCAGCCGAGCTGCTTGGCAAGAAACAGATGAAGGCCAAGGAAGTGGAGCAGCGCTTCGGAACGGAGCGTTTCTGGACCTATACCTTTGCATAA